One Legionella lansingensis genomic region harbors:
- a CDS encoding L,D-transpeptidase: protein MKKFLEVIALMIPAFLVNANSYYGTGLCAYPQYECIKVGSGQTWEKLFPDPQQRDIVQRINRTYNHLWAGKEIAVPRNLVNKTLFDFSPFPLEVDTEGEKLVVVDQDKLAWAAYGADGQLVRWGPISSGSDICSDRSSKTCRTMTGIFHFFSRENEKCRSNVFPIGRGGARMPYCMYFHKGFALHGSEDIPGHRASHGCVRMFTEDAKWMNHHFIDLTNDKTQKLGTKVIIRPIMATASEKKK from the coding sequence ATGAAGAAATTTCTAGAAGTGATTGCACTGATGATACCTGCATTTCTAGTAAATGCAAATAGTTATTATGGTACCGGGCTGTGTGCGTACCCACAATACGAGTGTATCAAAGTTGGTAGTGGGCAAACATGGGAAAAACTCTTCCCTGATCCACAGCAGCGAGATATTGTGCAGCGTATCAATCGTACATATAACCATCTTTGGGCTGGCAAAGAAATCGCTGTTCCCCGCAATCTAGTCAATAAGACCCTATTTGATTTTTCACCTTTTCCTTTAGAAGTTGATACTGAAGGTGAAAAACTCGTGGTTGTTGATCAAGATAAATTGGCTTGGGCGGCTTATGGTGCCGATGGGCAATTAGTGAGATGGGGGCCTATTTCCTCGGGTAGTGATATTTGTTCGGATCGCAGCAGTAAAACGTGCAGAACGATGACTGGAATTTTCCATTTCTTCAGTAGAGAAAATGAGAAATGTCGTTCCAACGTTTTCCCCATTGGTCGTGGAGGGGCAAGAATGCCTTATTGCATGTACTTCCATAAAGGGTTTGCTTTGCATGGTTCAGAGGATATTCCAGGTCACAGAGCAAGTCATGGTTGTGTACGAATGTTTACCGAAGATGCGAAATGGATGAACCATCACTTCATAGACTTAACCAATGATAAAACGCAAAAATTGGGTACGAAAGTGATTATTCGTCCTATCATGGCCACAGCAAGTGAGAAGAAGAAATGA
- a CDS encoding alpha/beta fold hydrolase, whose amino-acid sequence MDQTRQYIGRLLGQCGLDPHEAAYHVIADLPGARVRKYLNKNEKSELNLLIIPAPFKQVYIWDLMPNISVVRQFLSRGINVYALEWTLPTQREDDFGLLEYAHHLPMAAIEVIEAESGGRVQIIAGHSLGGTFAAIFATLFPERLQKLVLIDSPLAFGEHGGPIANAAAAIPSLETLHLLVGSPVPGSFINILSVSASPEVFQFQRFTDLTASWFDPQALEIHTRVGRWTYDELPLPWHLFEETIEQLFRKDRFLKGTLQIGNRRTGITKLKTPTLAIINPPGKVVPPNSLLKALAIVPNLPVAVLTYQADYGPMFQHLGPLVSPLAHKELWPQVLDWVMEYS is encoded by the coding sequence ATGGACCAGACACGTCAGTATATTGGTAGATTATTAGGCCAGTGTGGTCTTGACCCACATGAAGCAGCCTATCACGTCATTGCCGATCTTCCTGGCGCCAGAGTACGCAAATACCTCAATAAAAATGAAAAATCCGAACTTAATCTGCTTATCATCCCTGCCCCTTTTAAACAGGTCTATATCTGGGATCTGATGCCGAATATAAGTGTGGTACGTCAATTTCTAAGCCGAGGGATCAATGTCTACGCGCTTGAATGGACATTACCAACCCAAAGAGAAGATGATTTTGGTTTGCTTGAGTACGCTCATCACTTGCCTATGGCCGCCATAGAGGTGATTGAAGCAGAGAGCGGAGGGCGCGTTCAAATTATTGCGGGTCACTCACTTGGAGGAACGTTTGCAGCTATTTTTGCGACCTTATTCCCAGAACGTTTGCAAAAACTCGTTCTTATTGATTCACCCCTTGCATTCGGCGAGCATGGCGGCCCCATAGCTAATGCTGCAGCAGCCATACCTTCACTGGAAACACTTCATTTATTGGTTGGAAGCCCTGTTCCAGGTTCTTTTATCAATATTCTGAGTGTTTCCGCCTCACCTGAAGTTTTTCAGTTTCAGCGTTTTACTGACCTTACCGCGAGTTGGTTTGATCCCCAAGCTCTAGAAATTCATACTCGCGTTGGACGTTGGACATATGACGAGTTGCCTTTGCCATGGCATCTCTTCGAAGAAACCATTGAACAGCTCTTTCGCAAGGATCGATTCCTCAAGGGCACTCTACAAATCGGCAACCGCCGCACAGGTATCACTAAATTAAAAACGCCTACACTAGCCATTATTAATCCTCCTGGGAAAGTCGTCCCACCCAACTCCTTGTTGAAGGCATTGGCAATTGTCCCAAACCTTCCAGTAGCGGTTCTTACGTATCAAGCCGACTATGGACCAATGTTTCAGCACCTTGGACCACTGGTTTCTCCGCTGGCACACAAAGAACTATGGCCACAAGTCTTGGATTGGGTGATGGAGTATTCTTAA
- the uvrC gene encoding excinuclease ABC subunit UvrC, translating to MNENIHFTDITTFLANLTNDPGVYRMIDKEGTVLYVGKAGNLKKRVNSYFSKQNTGAKTRSLVSQIASIEVTITRSETEALLLESNLIKTLRPKYNVLLRDDKTYPYIHVSTHIFPRMELYRSKKKPQKGEFYGPYPSVAAVRDTLSTIQKVFKIRNCRDSYFNARSRPCLQYQIKRCSAPCTGYISPEDYQQSVNDATRFLQGKSQLILEELAKRMEQAVARLAFEEAAILRDQIKSLRLIQEQQGIVQLRGDADVIAIEAQPGFACIQCVTIRDGRVLASQSFFPSVPHREFIEDQQVENDLWQQVFEAFVAFYYIDTPERIPALIVTHQPIADIEALQTMLGELRGKACQIQTKPRGVKARWLDFAHNNLRLAVADFIASSVTMKKRYEALAELLQRKEAIQRMECFDISHTQGKATVASCVVFDAEGPRRSDYRRFNIHDITPGDDYAAMEQAITRRFKRLLQEQRLPDVLVIDGGKGQVTVAKRILEALQITTITLLGIAKGPERKAGWERLILLTQEREISLPADSPALHLLQHIRDEAHRFAITAHRKKRQHATLESSLETIEGVGPKRRQALLRRFGGLRELARASITEIIKVSGINEELAKRIYQHFHP from the coding sequence ATGAATGAAAATATACACTTCACGGACATAACGACTTTCTTAGCCAATCTTACGAACGACCCAGGCGTCTATCGCATGATAGACAAAGAAGGGACGGTACTATATGTAGGAAAAGCTGGCAACTTAAAAAAGAGAGTCAATAGCTATTTTAGTAAGCAAAATACTGGTGCTAAAACACGCTCACTGGTTAGCCAGATAGCTTCTATTGAAGTGACTATTACACGCAGTGAAACAGAGGCACTGTTATTAGAAAGCAATCTAATTAAAACGCTGCGACCCAAATACAATGTGCTATTGCGGGATGATAAAACTTATCCTTATATCCACGTAAGTACACATATTTTTCCACGCATGGAACTTTACCGCAGCAAAAAAAAGCCGCAAAAAGGTGAGTTTTATGGGCCTTATCCCAGCGTCGCTGCAGTTCGCGATACGCTGAGCACCATCCAAAAAGTGTTTAAGATCCGCAATTGCCGTGACAGCTATTTTAACGCCCGTTCCCGACCATGTTTACAATATCAAATCAAACGTTGCAGTGCCCCCTGCACTGGCTACATTTCTCCTGAGGATTATCAGCAATCTGTTAATGACGCGACTCGTTTTTTGCAAGGGAAATCACAACTGATTTTAGAAGAGCTGGCTAAACGAATGGAGCAAGCTGTAGCACGCTTGGCTTTTGAAGAAGCAGCAATTTTACGCGATCAAATCAAAAGCCTACGATTAATCCAAGAGCAGCAAGGCATTGTGCAATTAAGAGGGGATGCTGATGTCATTGCCATCGAGGCACAACCAGGTTTTGCATGCATTCAATGCGTAACAATCCGTGATGGTCGTGTCTTGGCAAGCCAAAGCTTTTTTCCGTCCGTTCCCCATCGTGAATTTATTGAAGATCAACAAGTCGAAAATGACTTGTGGCAACAGGTTTTTGAGGCTTTTGTTGCTTTCTACTATATTGACACTCCCGAACGAATTCCTGCTTTGATCGTGACTCACCAACCAATCGCGGATATTGAAGCGCTGCAAACGATGTTAGGTGAATTGCGAGGAAAGGCCTGCCAGATCCAAACAAAACCAAGAGGGGTAAAAGCTCGCTGGTTAGATTTCGCTCATAACAATTTGCGTTTGGCGGTTGCTGATTTTATTGCTTCTTCTGTGACCATGAAAAAGAGGTATGAGGCATTGGCTGAATTGCTACAACGAAAAGAGGCTATTCAACGCATGGAATGTTTCGATATCAGTCATACGCAAGGCAAAGCAACCGTGGCTTCTTGTGTCGTCTTTGATGCAGAGGGTCCGCGCAGAAGCGACTACCGACGTTTTAATATTCATGACATCACCCCGGGAGATGATTATGCAGCCATGGAGCAAGCGATTACCCGCCGATTTAAACGTTTACTACAAGAGCAACGCTTACCTGATGTCCTAGTCATTGATGGCGGTAAAGGGCAAGTTACTGTCGCAAAGCGTATTCTTGAAGCACTACAAATCACAACAATAACCTTATTGGGCATCGCCAAAGGTCCGGAAAGAAAAGCCGGTTGGGAACGTTTGATCTTGCTCACGCAGGAGAGAGAAATTAGCTTGCCCGCTGACTCACCTGCCTTGCACTTACTGCAACACATACGTGATGAGGCGCATCGTTTTGCGATCACCGCACATAGAAAGAAGCGCCAGCATGCTACCCTTGAATCGTCTCTCGAAACAATAGAAGGGGTAGGGCCTAAGCGACGACAAGCGTTATTGCGTCGTTTTGGTGGTCTGCGTGAATTGGCTCGCGCTTCTATCACTGAAATCATTAAGGTGAGCGGGATTAATGAGGAGCTTGCCAAGCGAATCTATCAACATTTCCATCCCTGA
- the letA gene encoding two-component system response regulator LetA produces MIKVLIVDDHALVRMGIRRLLEDLPDVEVVADAESGEQALTLVKSHKPDVVLLDMKMPGIDGWEVTRRLKKTHPQIKVIAVTAVCSEPMPTRVLQLGAMGYLTKESGAEEMAAAIRKVAKGEKYLSAEIAQKMAISSLEAPQESPFDLLSEREMQVMLMITSGMTVQDIADRLFLSSKTINGYRYRMFEKLGIKNDVELTFLAMKHRVIEQPNDALHDE; encoded by the coding sequence TTGATTAAAGTTCTAATTGTTGATGACCATGCCCTAGTAAGAATGGGGATTCGACGATTATTGGAAGATCTGCCTGATGTAGAGGTGGTGGCTGACGCCGAGAGTGGTGAACAAGCTTTGACGTTAGTCAAATCACATAAGCCTGATGTTGTGTTGTTAGACATGAAAATGCCAGGCATAGATGGTTGGGAAGTAACAAGACGGCTTAAGAAAACGCATCCTCAAATAAAAGTTATTGCTGTGACGGCGGTATGTAGTGAACCTATGCCTACACGTGTTCTACAACTAGGCGCCATGGGTTACTTGACAAAAGAGTCGGGTGCGGAAGAAATGGCAGCAGCCATACGGAAAGTGGCTAAGGGCGAAAAATATCTCAGTGCTGAGATCGCACAAAAAATGGCGATCAGTAGTTTAGAAGCACCTCAGGAGTCTCCTTTTGATTTATTATCCGAACGCGAGATGCAGGTGATGTTAATGATCACCAGTGGCATGACCGTTCAAGACATTGCGGATAGGTTATTTTTAAGCTCCAAGACGATTAATGGGTATCGATATCGTATGTTTGAAAAATTAGGAATAAAAAATGATGTCGAGCTAACATTTCTAGCCATGAAACATCGTGTTATTGAGCAGCCCAATGACGCCCTGCATGACGAATAG
- the phhA gene encoding phenylalanine 4-monooxygenase produces the protein MEFVSRYVAHQPDAQGMVDYSNEEHRIWQILYERQIKILPGRACDEFIQGLEMLDLGPQRIPQLPEITRRLKALTGWEVAPVAALISAREFFQLLAERCFPAATFIRCEEEVDYVKEPDIFHELFGHCPMLTHPVYADFVCNYARKVLSLPEERWPLLQRLFWFTVEFGLIKTHQGLRAYGGGILSSISETPYSVESDAAMRVLFDPVVAFRTPYRIDMLQRVYFVIHSYQELYDFVEADIVRLMDRAQELGEYPPFFPVDKDNPSIHILAC, from the coding sequence ATGGAATTTGTCAGTCGTTATGTTGCTCATCAACCTGATGCCCAGGGTATGGTGGATTATTCAAATGAAGAGCATCGGATTTGGCAAATACTTTATGAACGTCAGATAAAAATTTTACCTGGAAGAGCGTGTGATGAATTTATCCAAGGTTTAGAAATGCTTGATCTTGGACCTCAAAGAATACCCCAGTTGCCAGAGATCACTCGTCGTCTTAAGGCTCTAACTGGCTGGGAAGTGGCGCCTGTTGCCGCATTAATTTCTGCACGTGAATTTTTTCAACTTTTAGCTGAGAGATGTTTTCCTGCGGCGACGTTTATTCGCTGTGAAGAAGAAGTTGATTATGTTAAAGAGCCGGACATTTTTCATGAGCTATTTGGGCATTGCCCTATGCTAACCCATCCTGTCTATGCTGATTTTGTTTGTAATTATGCCCGTAAGGTTTTAAGCCTGCCTGAGGAAAGATGGCCTCTTCTGCAACGTCTTTTCTGGTTTACAGTAGAATTCGGATTAATTAAAACGCACCAAGGTTTGAGAGCTTATGGTGGAGGTATTTTGTCTTCAATCAGTGAAACGCCTTATAGCGTCGAAAGCGATGCCGCTATGCGTGTACTTTTCGACCCAGTTGTTGCATTTCGCACACCTTACCGTATAGATATGCTGCAACGCGTTTACTTCGTCATTCATAGTTATCAAGAGCTTTATGATTTTGTTGAAGCTGACATTGTGAGACTTATGGATCGTGCCCAAGAATTAGGTGAGTATCCACCTTTCTTTCCTGTGGATAAGGATAACCCCAGTATTCACATTTTGGCTTGTTAG
- the bioC gene encoding malonyl-ACP O-methyltransferase BioC, with translation MNLQAEICNTFNKHAAEYEQAAKIQNEIGQRLFERLHYLKINPRYVLDLGCGTGLFTLQLKKRYPKAEIIGLDLAQAMLLESRKKQSWRRKWSLVNGDMTALPFATGAFDLIFANQAIHWSESLDMVIRELNRVMNVAGCLMFSTLGPDTFKELKQAWRLADDHHAHTNEFMDMHDIGDCLLHERFLDPVVDMELITVHYGNLKQLLANLKAQGVRNINPKRNEGLTGKNAWLDFEKAYKELLTKEGKYPLTYEVIYGHAWKGEQRRTGDMTETFIPISQILRSEKSP, from the coding sequence ATGAATCTCCAAGCCGAAATTTGCAATACGTTTAACAAGCATGCAGCAGAATATGAACAAGCTGCCAAAATCCAGAATGAGATTGGTCAGCGTTTGTTCGAACGTTTGCATTATTTAAAAATTAATCCTCGCTATGTTCTTGATTTGGGTTGCGGCACAGGTCTTTTTACCCTACAACTGAAAAAGCGTTACCCAAAAGCTGAAATCATTGGCTTGGACTTAGCACAGGCGATGTTACTAGAGTCTCGAAAAAAGCAAAGCTGGCGGCGCAAATGGTCTTTAGTCAATGGCGACATGACAGCACTTCCATTTGCTACAGGGGCATTTGATCTCATTTTTGCTAATCAGGCTATCCATTGGTCTGAGTCATTAGACATGGTTATCCGTGAATTAAATCGTGTTATGAACGTTGCAGGCTGTTTAATGTTCTCAACCTTGGGTCCAGATACGTTCAAAGAACTAAAACAAGCTTGGCGATTAGCCGATGACCACCATGCTCATACGAATGAATTTATGGATATGCATGATATTGGTGATTGTTTATTACACGAGCGTTTTCTTGATCCAGTGGTTGACATGGAGTTAATAACTGTACATTATGGTAATTTAAAACAGTTATTAGCCAATTTAAAAGCACAGGGGGTGCGCAATATTAATCCCAAGCGTAATGAAGGATTGACAGGAAAGAATGCTTGGTTAGATTTTGAAAAAGCCTATAAAGAATTGCTTACCAAAGAGGGTAAATATCCTCTTACTTATGAAGTGATTTATGGTCATGCATGGAAAGGGGAACAGCGTCGAACGGGTGATATGACAGAAACGTTTATCCCGATATCGCAAATTTTACGAAGCGAGAAGTCGCCATAA
- a CDS encoding ComF family protein codes for MLRLPSVCIVCYRYHREPYAVCKRCITLFTRLGPACHYCAFPLLDDQFLVCGRCSRTKPNFDQTLIAYRFEEPLRTLLHDYKYNGALFLRHFLVKLMLDALPRPEIQTQCLVPVPLHPKRLRERGFNQAAELCKLLAKHLNIPCELTLCRKIHHTAPQAQLSGKERRRNLRHAFAVKPQQYKHITLVDDLLTTGSTVSELTKLFKKQGVHRVDVWCCARAT; via the coding sequence ATGTTACGTTTGCCCTCGGTATGTATCGTTTGTTATCGCTATCATCGTGAACCTTATGCCGTTTGCAAACGTTGCATAACACTCTTCACACGACTAGGACCAGCTTGTCATTATTGTGCTTTTCCCTTACTCGATGATCAGTTTTTAGTATGTGGGCGTTGCAGCAGAACAAAACCAAATTTTGATCAAACACTGATCGCATATCGCTTCGAAGAACCATTGCGCACTTTATTGCATGACTATAAATACAATGGTGCACTCTTTCTGCGTCATTTCTTGGTTAAATTAATGCTGGATGCGCTCCCTAGGCCTGAAATACAAACACAATGCCTGGTTCCAGTTCCCTTACACCCTAAAAGGTTGCGCGAAAGAGGGTTTAATCAAGCTGCCGAGCTTTGCAAGCTACTCGCAAAACATTTGAACATTCCGTGTGAGTTAACCTTGTGCAGAAAAATTCACCACACTGCACCTCAGGCCCAACTGAGTGGAAAAGAACGAAGGCGAAATTTACGTCATGCCTTTGCGGTAAAACCTCAGCAATATAAACATATTACTTTAGTGGATGATTTACTCACCACTGGCAGCACTGTTTCGGAATTAACCAAGCTCTTCAAAAAACAGGGAGTACACCGTGTTGATGTGTGGTGCTGTGCGCGTGCTACGTAA
- a CDS encoding M50 family metallopeptidase produces the protein MVWGVLAFIITLILVVGIHEAGHAIAARIFSVKIQRIFIGFGRPLFTWRTKSGYELGWGILPLGGYVHLLNSRTQTVSPEELKYCFDKKPVWMRISILIAGALANLITALLAFTIMFSIGYREIPPIIQSIVPTSVAAEAGLNAGDRIVALDGREIHSWQEAGMRVIMSLGKKNVLVVVSNREGVLRNTTIDLSRWYYQKQDSSLLKGLGIVPDPSTHAIQIKREPLGYAFYHAVTKSMQLLIFFLVMIKQLLTGVLPFAVLLGPIGLLEVSTTSFLQGLAVFLSFIASFSLAVGLVNLFPIPGLDGGSIVYALIEKVRGQPVSVEMEILLHRLFVIAFLVLLVQLLLNDAQRYFT, from the coding sequence ATGGTATGGGGTGTGCTTGCGTTTATTATAACCCTAATTTTGGTTGTAGGGATTCATGAGGCAGGCCATGCTATCGCTGCACGAATTTTTTCTGTAAAAATTCAACGCATTTTTATCGGTTTTGGCAGACCCTTATTTACCTGGAGAACAAAATCAGGTTATGAATTGGGTTGGGGTATTTTGCCGTTAGGCGGTTATGTGCACCTGCTCAATTCGCGTACCCAAACCGTATCCCCCGAAGAATTAAAATATTGTTTTGACAAAAAACCTGTTTGGATGCGTATTAGCATTCTAATCGCTGGAGCTTTGGCGAATTTAATTACTGCGTTGTTAGCGTTTACCATTATGTTCTCCATCGGTTACCGCGAAATTCCACCCATTATTCAATCTATCGTTCCTACGAGCGTTGCAGCAGAAGCGGGCCTAAACGCAGGGGATCGGATTGTGGCTCTCGATGGCAGAGAAATCCATTCATGGCAAGAAGCGGGGATGCGGGTGATTATGTCTCTTGGTAAAAAGAATGTTCTTGTTGTTGTTAGTAATAGGGAAGGAGTCTTACGAAACACGACGATTGATCTAAGCCGATGGTATTACCAAAAGCAAGATAGCTCCTTACTAAAAGGCTTGGGAATTGTACCTGATCCATCCACACATGCTATTCAGATAAAAAGAGAGCCATTGGGATATGCTTTTTACCATGCCGTCACCAAATCCATGCAGTTACTCATTTTCTTTTTAGTCATGATCAAGCAATTACTGACTGGAGTGCTCCCGTTTGCAGTACTTCTTGGACCAATCGGTCTATTGGAAGTTTCCACCACTTCTTTTTTGCAGGGGCTAGCGGTTTTTTTAAGTTTCATTGCAAGTTTCAGCCTCGCAGTTGGTTTGGTAAATTTATTTCCTATCCCCGGTCTCGATGGTGGTTCAATTGTGTATGCCTTAATTGAAAAAGTTCGCGGGCAGCCGGTTTCTGTTGAGATGGAGATTCTGCTACATCGTTTATTCGTGATTGCGTTTCTTGTTCTTTTGGTGCAACTGCTGCTAAATGACGCTCAGCGATATTTTACGTAG